The following DNA comes from Rosa rugosa chromosome 5, drRosRugo1.1, whole genome shotgun sequence.
ACTAACCTGCATATTTCCAATCAGTAAAGCAAACAGTACCAAGCCAATACCAGAAACAAGAATTGCAAAGCAATTTTCCCATATGAATTCACTTGTATTGATGTTTGTACCATAATTACTGCAAAACATGTCTCAATAAGAACTATGTGTCAGTACAAATTAATAAAATCTAGTGGAATTGTTATTTTGGTTAAGAAGcccatttcttttttttatttttataaaatcATCAAACTTCATtacataaacttttttttttccttttatttaaagaggatcaaaataTTTCACTTCTactcccatggtgactcgaacccaggacctgGTTCCTagatagtgggtgctctaattactgagctaacaccacatcGTCAATTACATAAACTTCAATAATATATCAAATACATAAGCAAAGAGCCGAAGACTACTAGCAAACATGATAACTTCAACATGACAATAGCAGCGCCGAAACTAACTTGGTAAAACTAAAGCGAACAAAAACTGCACTTGTTTTCTgtaaaaaagaaaggaaaaaaaaaggtgcaATACTACCTGAATTTAAAAACCAATTAATGAATTTATCTTCTGTATATATTAGGCAGTTAGGCACCCTCTCTATTTTATCAGCGTATTATATGATATAGAGATAAAATGTTATTGAGATTTTAGTTTacattgaagaaaagaaaagtaaaccTACCTCAAATTTTTAAGACCCCACCACATAAAGTAAAATAACTTTTCTCGAAACTTTAGTTTTTGTGTGTAACCAGAAGACAAAGTCTCGCCGAATGATCCAAAGTTATATACTGAAGCATTTAATGGATACACAGGGCAATAATAGGCTATCAAATCTTTGGAGTGTTGAACCAGAGGATGAGGGTCATCACAAAGAAAAGAGCCAGTTTCGTTGAACTCCTTAAGGCTTGTAAACCAACATATTGTTTCCACTTGAATTGAACTGAAGTACCAAAAGGCTCCAATTACCTAATATGGCAACAATCGGTTAATAATATATGAAAATTGGCCATAGAGGTATGATATGATACAAGTTCTCaataaataataaatcataactTACATGACTTGCGAGCATGTACATAAAAAAATAGAATGTAGCTTTGATCCACGGGCTACTATTCTTTCTGACCTTCTTAAATGATAAGAAAATCCGATACATCCTTGGAATATATTGACCGAGAAGCATGTAATTCAGAGTCATTTTGTTCTCTGAGAATCCATAGTGGGGAGAATAAAATAGAACTAATACTAGCACCTAtatcgacaaaaaaaaaaaattaatatatatatatatatatatatgggtttaAAATCTATTATTGTACCTATACCTAAAAATATTACACACATAATATTATAGAATAGAGATTCTTACTTGGGGAATGGGAAGAACAGCAAAAATGTCAGTTAGAAAAGATTTCCATGACAATTTTTTGGCTATCGCCTTAGCGTGTTCAAACCAATCTAAAATCTTCAACCTTCCTCCTATTTCCATGGGCTTGGATATCGAGGCCACAACTTCCATAGCTTCACGAATTTCATATATAATATGCACTATGAAACTCAAATCCGTAAGTGATCGAAAGATGAGACCTATAGTCCTCAACCTTTTGTCCATTCCCAGACAGTACTCCTCATGATCGAGGAATGGaatgtaaaaaaataaaggatCCATTAAGACTGCCGTCATACATGCGATCAACGATATCTTCCTCCAGAATGAAATCCATTTTTGGCTAGGTGAAATTGATAATGGCTCAATAGTTTCATCATCAACATTTATTTCTTGGTGAAGGCGGTTAAAGCTGATAAAGAAAttgtaataaaaaaagaaaataaaaacacatTAGAGCAAATCTGAATAATATATTTGACATCTTCAATTGTACTCTTTATTATTTTGCAAATCTGTTGAAGAATAATGCTAGATGAACAATCTTTTTGGGTATGACAATGTACCATATCCACCTTATATAGCAGCTAATGTGGCACAACCACgtcatttaattaatttttctaATAGAGTGGGCTTTGATCTATATGAGCTACCACATACATAAGGTGGAATTCATGTAGTACCTAAGAAGGTTTCAATATATTTGGGTGTGAGTCACCCACttgtaaattaattttttttttttatcacttttCTAACGTGTGATATTtccttcttaaaaaaaaaattaataataatagccAACACTTTTTCCCAGAACTATCTTCAAGTAGCTAGTATCAGCAATATATGAAAAAGACAGAAAACATGGGTGGAGATGCTTTGGGGTTGCAATATTAAATGAGCCAGCCCCAAAGAAATCAATTTGAACTGTTCCATGCACAAATATAGAAAATATATTCGTAGAAACTAACCTCATTTCCTGCTTCTCTGAGTGAATCATTGATTTATACTTTTTTATTATTCGATAGAAACTTCTAGAGCCAAACCAAATTCTTGGCCGGATTACAACCACAGTTTTCTTTTGAACACTGGCCGTGAAAGCTGCAGAATTATACATGATGATTAGAAAACAGGCGCAGGCACCATAGTAATTGAGGTTTGACTACAATCACTAttcgtagtttttttttttccttcttctttctcgGACTGATAGTACTGTTTGTAGCTATATCTATCTATGTATGTCCAAATATTAGTTTGATAATTGTTGAGTGTATAGATCCATCATGAAAAAATAGGGACCTTGCCTATAgatttataagggtttgagcTACTCTATCCAttaccaattggttttggatataaatgtcaaattactttatcatggtattagAGTTAGGTTATTCCACATGTGCATGCCTCGTGATCACACAAGCTCCACGTCACCTAAtataagttgtccacgtgtatgactTGAAAACTCACCACACGTATGGAAGCGTGTTGAGAGTATAGATCTCATATAGGAAAATGGAGACTTTGCCCCCGACCTTGCCTATGAGTGTATAATTAAGCAAgacccttctagtgagggatccattttttggCTATTTTAACAGATTGCTTATTAGGCCATCTTTTTCGTTACATATCGTATCTCCAccattcaatttttaggtctctATGAGTAGAttaattctgcaaatttcagccaaattaatgatcgttTGAGAGTTTATAATCATGATTTATTATAATGAACATGAActgttcaggttggacagattcggttcgttcattgatttgatctagtttggtacctaacgattatcaatttgactgaaaatttgcagaaatgatctactcacagtgacctaaaaactaaacagtAGAGATGCCGATATATGACCGAAAAGTTTGCCTAATAAGCAATCctttaaaatggccaaaaaatgGATCCCTATAATTAAAAGTTTGAGTCACTTCATCCATTACCAATTGGTTTTGAATGTGAACTCCAAATTATTTTATCAATAATAACAAAATAGATCAAATATAATTTTGATAAGTTACCTCTAGCTAgctgtctatatatatatatatatatatatatatatatatatatatatatatatatatatatatatatacagtccggctacactaaggatgtccttaatttttcttaggtacgaatttcctgttttcacccactttccgatcaaattttcacatcttaaccgttcagtttttaggtcttaatgtgtagatcacctctgcaaaatttcagccaaattggtgatcattaaggcatccaaaactgcaaattacaacaatgtaaacgaacggttccggttcgacagattcggttcgttcgtgtaaattgcagttttggatgccttaacgatcaccaaattggctgaaattttgcagaggtgatccatacattaggacctaaaaactgaacggttaagatgtgaaaatgtgatcggaaaatgggtgaaaacagtaaatccgttccataagaaaaactaatgacatccttacctgagaaaaatcctatatatatatatagacacacacactgATCACGAGCGAAAATACATATATGTGAGTATATAAAAGGAACATTAGTGTTATATATACACGAATACAATTAATCATAAGTACGAggtagcatatatatatatatatatatatatatatatatatatatatatatatatatatatatatatatagacacacacactgATCACGAGCGAAAATACATATATGTGAGTATATAAAAGGAACATTAGTGTTATATATACACGAATACAATTAATCATGAGTACGAGCTAGCTGGGAAATATATATAGTAGAGAATTAGGGATAGAAGATAAAGAGTAGTTACCGTAGACCACATATGAATATACTCAAGGCCAATGCATGCAAGCATGAAGAGCTGTGTGCCTCTGTGTATGGAACCACAttgttcaaattcaaatttataGACTTGGGAATGCAGTGGTGCAAACTATGGTCAATAGTCAATAGCCAATAAGAACTTGGGAAGACTTGAAAGTTCTTAGTCTATGCAGCttccatatcatcttctgtACGTCATGTTTTCTTTCTTATTATTGCCACAGCTAGGTATTGTTGGTTCTATGTGCATGCCTTACCTGCCACGAGTGAACAATTTGAATTGATTCATGACCAGCGTACGTGCACTAATGAATTTAGGGCTGATTAAGCCTAACATTTGAGACCTTAATGATTATGGCAATCTATGTTAGGGTACGGCTATTGTATACTTACTCATTACACACAGTGTTTTCAGGTGTAGCGGTTCTCTCCTCTTTTGAGGAGGGTAGGGCGCCCCGCGCAATGACTGCTAACGAGGGGccgcctaatcctctatttaataatagggagaatttttcgaacagtacctgaattaaaggtcactgtgaattaacgttactcactttacactaattacattttggtacctggactataaatcccGACCCACTTTTGGTACACGCCGTCAATAACTCCGTTAACCTTatgtaatttttcattttttaaagggtattttggtattttcactctctctctctctctctctctctctctctctctctctctctctctctctctctctctctctctctctctctctctctctctctctctctctctctctctctctctctctctctctcactctcaccaTATCACCATCGCAAGCACCACCATGCCTTCTCTTTCTTCCTACAGCCACCCACCtctcccttttcttctcttccattgcCCATCTCACCATCATCTGCCCCTTTCtcgttcctctctctctctctgcctacAACCAGCAACCGACAATATCCAGAAAATACCAGAAATCAAATGCTCCTATGTTCTTCATGTTCAACTAAGCCAAATAACTTGAGCTGAACAAACCAATCACATAATACACTACTAATTCAAAAACACCATAACACATTCACCAAAACACAAACCACTCTTCCAAAACTAAAACCCAATACACATTCACTCACTGTGCACAAAACCatcatcaaaatcaacaccaaaaaAAGCTAACTGAGAGTAACAAAAGACTGAAGCTTTTAACAACCCAAAACGCCGTCGTAGCAAGCGGAGGAGCAGCATCGAGCTCGCCGCTGTTCTTGCTTGGAAATCGCAAAAAGTTCCAGTTTTCTCCTTGTCTTTGTCGCGCCGTCGCATCTCAAGAAACAGAGTGAGCTCTTCGTCTCTGTCGCTGACATTGACCACCTTCCCAAAGCTTCTTTCTATTTCAGTCTAATCAATCCAAGCAAGCAATCAACACAGAAGTAGGAGAAGAGGACACGAGCTCCTTAATTATTCGGTGAGCTAGAATTTCAGAAGGCCGGTAATCTAATTTCACACCGGAACTGCCTCGATCCTCACCGCTTTGCTTCTGCTCTTCCTCACCATCGTGAACTGACGGGACCCTCAAACTCGCGGCGGCGAtggcaacatataaatcaagaTCAGAAACCTTGAAAACCAAGACccacaatcaatcaatcaagcaaGCAAAACCCTAAGAAATTGAGTATGCGAAATTTGGGATTCACCTTTTGAGAATCAACTGTGAATCAGCGGTTTTCGCCAGCGCCTGAGATTTCTTCAACGGACCAGTGCATGTGGCCCCTGGGACGTTGTCTTGGTTCACAGAAACCATCGCCGTCTGAgatcttagagagagagaagagaaagagatgggAGAGAGGGTTGAGGGTTGGGTTTAAAAAACTGCGGGTTTGGGTTGGTGACGgacctcttcaccttctcaTCTTCGATCCATGGTTTCCCGACCCAGAAaaccaaagcaaaaaaaaaataactttcTAAAGGTGAATAGTCAAGTGACAGCTTTACCCTTCAAAATATGTGAGGTGGCATGCCAACTAATGGAGTTATTGACGGCGTGTACCAAAAGTGGGTCgggatttatagtccaggtaccaaaatgtaattagtgtaaagtgaggaacgttaattcacagtgacatTTAGTACAGGTACTGTACAAAAAATTCTCccttaataataataagaaagaaaaaaaaatatttagatTTAATTATCTAACCCAATatttaaatttacttatctaacccaaTTTCATTTCTCAAAACACGTATCCTCATcctctcaaaaagaaaaataaaacacgCACCCTCATATGAAATCTCTATTGAGAAATAATTAattatataaaagttttccaacAAACGAGAATATGAtttattgtttttcattttctttttcacttcCAATGTTTGGCTATTTTAATCTAAATAAATTTGaaagtaaaaaaattaaaatcaacgaAAAAGATGATAATTTTTTGGTTCTTCAAACAGGACGATTTCTCACACAGTCACACCAAATGAACTAAATTCAGATTTCGGTTGAGTCTGGAGAAGAAGATTAACAATAttgtccaataaaaaaaaaattgagtagTCTTTAATTAAAAACTATCAAATGGCAGGACGTTTATCTAAATTTCTGCAAACACAAGGCTTCACGCTACAGGTGATTGTTTAGTTATTTGGGAGACATCAAAGTTAAACAAGTGATCTCTTCAAAAAAAGTTAAACAAGTGATCGAATCAGGTGATTTCTGTTTCATTTTCGATGAGGTTACATCAAACCATGCGTATTTTTGTGACGAACGGTAGCATAATACGAGTTGACATCGTAAAAGCTAAACGGATAAGCAGCTCggtccaaaataaaaaaactggtAGGTCCCCATGTTGCGTCAGTTGAACAATTAATACAGGAAATAATTAAACCTCAAGGCTATGTTTGTTACATGGGACTATTATCCCCAAGCTTATTTCATATAATAGTCCAGGACTCTTCTAGCCTGGGATATGCTATGTTAATACATGACCCATGTTTGGTACTGCTTAGGACTAAAGAGCAGAATAGTGAAAATAGTCATATCCCATGTTTGTTAGTGTATTGGACTAAAAGTTGGTAATTTGCAGCAAAGTTCACATACAGCAAAATAATCATAGATTGAGAAGAGCAACCACAATCTACATACtttgtagttagtttttacaCATCAACAAGTCCACCTATTAATACAACACAGTGATACACTGATTTAACATTCCACATGCTAATAATGTTCCATCTAGCAATTACAAAAATGAATGTTAATCTAGCAAAAGAAGGAACTTGTCCAACATGTGTTAAGGCAGCAACTGTTGTAGTtgtccaaacaaaaaaaagaacatatCTTGCAACAGCAGCTAGGTAGATCCTCTAGCAGTGCCCGCAAGCAAGTTCTCGACATACACTTTCCTCACTTCATCATCTAAGGACATGAACACAGATATGTTTTGGGGCTTATCCAAAATGATTTTCAATGCCTCAATTTGGTCTAGAACAGAAAGTCCCATTTTCTTAAGTTCCTTAGCAATATCAGATCGATCTTCATTACCTTTCACTATGGCATCAGTCACTGCTTGCATTCTTTTTCCAGATTCTTCAAACAATTTATCCAATGCAAGCATAATTTTATCTTCAtcatttcttttcctctttttctgaCTGACCTGAGATTGTCCAGTGCTATCTTGCCTCATTGACATGGGGCTTGTGTCATTCCCAATGCCTATATCATCTTCATTGTTGCTCTGCTCCTCCATCATATCAGCAGGGACCTCAGCCCCATTTCCAGTAGCACGGTCACTCCCAAAGATGGTAGCTAGTCTATCAAATAATGGATACTTCTTGTTTCTCCATCCCTTTGCCTTTTTGTTGTGCTATGACAGAAACAGAAAATGAATCGATCAAAGTGCAGCAATGAAATAAGTTAGCTTAAAAATCAAACTCAATGAAACTTCCTCATTACCTGCAAATACGTTTCCCATACTTCATTACTATCAACTTCAATGCACTTTTTGATATCATTCCATGCAAATCCACTCTTGTTCATCATGTCATAGATTATGCTATAATCTTTCTTAAGTTTCTTCAACTTTGACTCAATATGTGGACTTGCCTTCAGATTGGAATTGGGACATAAAAGATTTAAAGCATTCTCTATTTTGATTAAAGTACCAGATTTGAAACTACCAGTGTCGCAGCGTTGTCCTCCAGCAATAATTCCGTCAAGAACATTCAACAAAGACTCTTCTTCAAAGCTGGTCCATACACGTCTTGACTTCCCTTGCTCTGTATTTTCATCACCACTTTCCATTTTCTAAAAAAATCAACATGACATGGTCAAGGAAACATAAACATGATTATCTAAAGAGCATAAGTGGTAAATGGCTGTGTCTAGGTTCCTCTTAGGTAAGAAAAAGGATTGTAACAAAAACTTCGTCAAGAACTAATTGATTTAATTCTTACcaccaaaatcaaatccttcTGAATTTGCATTTTCAGTACAGTTACTAAAGAAGGATTTGtgcatcaattcaaaatgtgGAAATTAGAAGATCaatattgagatttttcttgCCTAAGTCGAGACACAGCAATTCACATCAACTTGGACATCACATACCTACAGAAAAGCTATATCTCATACGCATATAGACTCAAATAATACACTCATACGCATATAGACTCAAAGCTTAGAGTAGCATCTATTATTGTAAAGCATAGTACAAGCACACATTGTCTCTAGGCTCCCCGTCTTGCTCCACCAATAAGAGCAACATAATTTGCCTTCGATCCATATCTAAGATTTCACAgtaacatccaaaatcaatgaaaacaacCAGAAGAAGTTTTTTGGAGCAAGTTTTCACAGTAGCATCTGTTATTGTAAAGCAATTAATATGCGTAGAAAAAACATATAGAGGAAAGGGAAAAGGAAGACAACAAAAGGTAAAAGGGAGACAGCAAAAGGAGAAAGGAGAAAagcaaaagaggaaaaagagggAAGCAAAACGGAAAAGAGGGAAAAGAAGGAGACAGCAAAAAGGAGAaaggagaaaaacaaaagaggaaaaagagggAAGTAAAACGGAAAAGAGGGAAAAGAAGGAGACAGCAAAAAGGAGAAAGTGCAAAAAGAGTGGTTGCACTGCATCCATTCGAACAATCCACAATATAGAAATGCAATCACTCCCCATTATGCAGCATAGTAGATTCCCAAACAATTGAACACGCAGATTGTTTCTCTCTTTACAGAAGATAACAATAACATCACCAAGCTACATATCACGAGAGTAGatttacaaaagaaactcaATAAACAAACCCATGTTTATTCTCAAGTAGAAAAACACTCAACAGATGGTTGAAGCAACTGGAATTGATCCTTAGTACTTAGTAGAA
Coding sequences within:
- the LOC133710901 gene encoding uncharacterized protein LOC133710901 isoform X2, with amino-acid sequence MRLWSPRISSQPSYIEPPNLTGLWKQGLQQRSLVSPSLSRASASPLHLFRASASSLHSRSSFILLELLIQKMESGDENTEQGKSRRVWTSFEEESLLNVLDGIIAGGQRCDTGSFKSGTLIKIENALNLLCPNSNLKASPHIESKLKKLKKDYSIIYDMMNKSGFAWNDIKKCIEVDSNEVWETYLQHNKKAKGWRNKKYPLFDRLATIFGSDRATGNGAEVPADMMEEQSNNEDDIGIGNDTSPMSMRQDSTGQSQVSQKKRKRNDEDKIMLALDKLFEESGKRMQAVTDAIVKGNEDRSDIAKELKKMGLSVLDQIEALKIILDKPQNISVFMSLDDEVRKVYVENLLAGTARGST
- the LOC133710901 gene encoding uncharacterized protein LOC133710901 isoform X3: MQIQKDLILVKMESGDENTEQGKSRRVWTSFEEESLLNVLDGIIAGGQRCDTGSFKSGTLIKIENALNLLCPNSNLKASPHIESKLKKLKKDYSIIYDMMNKSGFAWNDIKKCIEVDSNEVWETYLQHNKKAKGWRNKKYPLFDRLATIFGSDRATGNGAEVPADMMEEQSNNEDDIGIGNDTSPMSMRQDSTGQSQVSQKKRKRNDEDKIMLALDKLFEESGKRMQAVTDAIVKGNEDRSDIAKELKKMGLSVLDQIEALKIILDKPQNISVFMSLDDEVRKVYVENLLAGTARGST
- the LOC133710901 gene encoding uncharacterized protein LOC133710901 isoform X1, encoding MGSDCISILWIVRMDAVQPLFLHFLLFAVSFFSLFSVLLPSFSSFVFLLSPFCCLLLFPLFRFASLFFLFCFSPFSFCCLPFTFCCLPFPFPLYVFSTHINCFTITDATVKTCSKKLLLVVFIDFGCYCEILDMDRRQIMLLLLVEQDGEPRDNKMESGDENTEQGKSRRVWTSFEEESLLNVLDGIIAGGQRCDTGSFKSGTLIKIENALNLLCPNSNLKASPHIESKLKKLKKDYSIIYDMMNKSGFAWNDIKKCIEVDSNEVWETYLQHNKKAKGWRNKKYPLFDRLATIFGSDRATGNGAEVPADMMEEQSNNEDDIGIGNDTSPMSMRQDSTGQSQVSQKKRKRNDEDKIMLALDKLFEESGKRMQAVTDAIVKGNEDRSDIAKELKKMGLSVLDQIEALKIILDKPQNISVFMSLDDEVRKVYVENLLAGTARGST